In Montipora capricornis isolate CH-2021 chromosome 4, ASM3666992v2, whole genome shotgun sequence, a single genomic region encodes these proteins:
- the LOC138045561 gene encoding BTB/POZ domain-containing protein 6-like has product MSAREENWQSKKPTIRERTKFMFNNDLFSDVKFMIRNNDGKSESKQAIPAHKLMLSTGSPVFEAMFYGELAETRDSIELPDCEYDSLLELFRYLYSDEVNLSGSNVMGVLYLAKKYIVPSLAAKCTKYLQDHLDPSNVFTILLFARKYDEEKLVDQCWEMIEKQTEAAVKSERFTLIDRPLLEELVERDTLDISEVELFKGVVQWANKEVARRGIVADGREKRNVIGERIIKAIRFPIMKQDEFAAVVMDSKILSYDEVSTLIKHFSAVESSPMEFPVSKRSGPYHAMLMRCSRFRFKTFGWENSGSENVVPFSVDRDIELYGINLFGSKDAVYSVEVTIYDGGHYDDDDLFAVDWQIFSEAAGPFSCAPRESGKYFVFDFLFKEPVSLKKGNYYHLSSRIRGPESWYGVNCQSTIICSGVKFTFGPKNLYPGLSHDGVTTGQLKEFIFSFKD; this is encoded by the coding sequence ATGTCGGCCCGTGAAGAAAACTGGCAATCAAAGAAACCCACTATCAGAGAAAGAACCAAGTTTATGTTCAACAACGACCTCTTCAGCGATGTGAAGTTTATGATTCGTAACAACGATGGCAAAAGTGAAAGCAAACAAGCGATTCCAGCTCACAAGTTAATGCTGTCGACTGGCAGTCCTGTGTTTGAAGCTATGTTTTATGGTGAGCTAGCGGAGACTCGTGACTCTATTGAACTGCCTGACTGTGAATACGATAGTCTGTTGGAGTTGTTTCGTTATTTGTACAGCGATGAAGTGAACTTAAGCGGAAGTAATGTTATGGGAGTGTTGTATTTGGCGAAGAAATACATAGTTCCTTCTCTGGCAGCTAAATGCACGAAATATCTGCAGGATCACTTGGATCCATCCAATGTGTTCACCATCTTGCTATTTGCACGGAAATATGACGAGGAGAAGCTGGTGGATCAATGCTGGGAGATGATCGAGAAACAAACTGAAGCTGCTGTGAAATCGGAAAGATTTACGCTAATTGACAGACCTTTACTTGAAGAACTCGTCGAAAGGGATACCCTTGACATCTCGGAGGTGGAATTGTTTAAAGGTGTGGTACAGTGGGCAAACAAGGAAGTGGCAAGGCGAGGCATAGTCGCAGATGGACGAGAGAAAAGAAATGTCATCGGAGAACGGATCATAAAAGCAATTCGCTTTCCCATTATGAAACAGGATGAATTTGCCGCAGTTGTTATGGACAGCAAAATTCTCTCGTACGATGAAGTTTCCACTTTGATTAAACATTTCAGTGCAGTGGAAAGTTCGCCAATGGAATTTCCAGTCTCAAAGCGATCCGGGCCCTATCATGCTATGTTGATGCGGTGCAGTAGGTTTAGGTTTAAGACATTTGGCTGGGAGAATTCAGGATCTGAGAATGTGGTGCCTTTTTCTGTTGACCGTGACATTGAATTGTATGGAATAAACCTTTTTGGCAGCAAGGACGCAGTTTATTCTGTCGAGGTCACAATATACGATGGTGGacattatgatgatgatgatcttttTGCAGTTGATTGGCAAATCTTCTCAGAAGCAGCAGGTCCATTTTCGTGCGCACCAAGAGAGTCagggaaatattttgtttttgattttctgTTTAAGGAgccagtttctttaaaaaaaggtaattacTACCATTTATCATCACGAATCCGTGGCCCTGAATCTTGGTACGGCGTCAATTGTCAGAGTACCATAATTTGTTCAGGTGTAAAGTTTACTTTTGGACCAAAGAACTTATATCCAGGTTTATCCCATGATGGAGTTACAACCGGGCAACTTAAAGAGTTCATTTTCAGCTTTAAGGATTAG
- the LOC138045564 gene encoding uncharacterized protein → MVERQTEMVTLTNYYLKQGIQNSSLKKIDFSCKMKQLLSQATFNSNYLKFHRHDMSKPKDFYWEQHTSRKTGNFAEWARQKKYSCAHPPLLNIPLENVVVDELHLMLRITDNLLTNLVQEAVEWDKEENHNKAPSLRTDAHLNALVKCINSCGVCFSVWEKKNTDGKGSGTFDFTSLMGSDKKLLLEHLPAKLEGVIRPEGSNTVTKLWKSFGDLYKMMNKDNPSEQEINNVYFVKVLLLHVQQLSLTSSINCS, encoded by the exons ATGGTAGAGAGACAGACAGAGATGGTGACACTGACAAATTATTACCTAAAACAAGGTATACAaaattcatctttgaaaaaaatagatTTCTCATGTAAAATGAAACAACTTCTATCTCAGGCAACATTTAATTCTAATTACCTAAAATTTCACAGGCATGATATGTCTAAGCCCAAAGATTTCTACTGGGAACAGCATACTTCCAGGAAAACTGGAAATTTTGCAGAATGGGCTAGGCAGAAGAAATACTCATGTGCCCATCCACCTCTTCTTAACATCCCTCTAGagaatgttgttgttgatgaaCTACATCTGATGCTGAGAATTACAG ACAACCTACTCACAAATTTGGTTCAGGAAGCTGTGGAATGGGACAAGGAAGAAAATCACAACAAAGCCCCCAGTTTAAGAACAGATGCACATTTAAATGCCCTGGTAAAATGCATAAATAGCTGTGGGGTATGCTTTAGTGTTTGGGAGAAAAAGAACACGGATGGAAAGGGCAGTGGAACATTTGACTTCACCAGTTTAATGGGGTCAGACAAGAAACTTCTTTTGGAACATCTTCCTGCTAAACTGGAGGGTGTGATTAGGCCAGAAGGAAGCAATACAGTTACTAAACTGTGGAAG TCCTTTGGAGATCTTTACAAAATGATGAATAAGGACAATCCCTctgaacaagaaatcaacaatgTTTACTTTGTCAAGGTATTGCTGTTACATGTacaacaactttctttaacatcttcaattaaCTGCAGTTAA
- the LOC138045563 gene encoding BTB/POZ domain-containing protein 6-like: protein MSVREEKWQSKKPTIRERTKFMFNNDLFSDVKFMIRNSDGGSESKQAIPVHKLILSIGSPVFEAMFYGDLAETRDSIELPDCEYDSLLELFRYLYSDEVNLSGSNVIGVLYLAKKYIVPSLAVKCTEYLQNHLDPSNVFTILLSARKYDEEKLVDRCWEMIEKQTEAAVKSERFALIDRPLLEELVERDTLDISEVELFKGVVQWANKKVARRGIVADGREKRSIIGDRIIKAIRFPIMKQDEFAAVVMDSKILSYDEVSSLIKHFSAVESSSMEFSVSKRSRTQATRLLKRCSRYSSVTFGRKRLGFKNTGYLSVDRNIELYGVNLFGSKDAVYSVEVSIFEFVRNVSSGTYIFSQAAGPFSSVPRQSGQYFVFDFLFEKPVSLKKGKSYHLSLEVHGPQSWYGFNGQRSIICSGVEFTFLAMNTNQGLLDELNELIFSFN from the coding sequence ATGTCGGTCCGTGAAGAAAAGTGGCAATCAAAGAAACCCACTATCAGAGAAAGAACGAAGTTTATGTTCAACAACGACCTCTTCAGCGATGTGAAGTTTATGATTCGTAACAGCGATGGCGGAAGTGAAAGCAAACAAGCGATTCCAGTTCACAAGTTAATCCTGTCGATTGGCAGTCCTGTGTTTGAAGCCATGTTTTACGGTGACCTAGCGGAGACTCGTGACTCCATTGAACTGCCTGACTGTGAATACGATAGTCTGTTGGAGTTGTTTCGTTATTTGTACAGCGATGAAGTGAACTTAAGCGGAAGTAATGTTATCGGAGTGTTGTATTTGGCGAAGAAATACATAGTTCCTTCTCTGGCAGTTAAATGCACGGAATATCTGCAGAATCACTTGGATCCATCCAATGTGTTCACCATCTTGCTATCTGCACGGAAATATGACGAGGAGAAGCTAGTGGATCGGTGCTGGGAAATGATCGAGAAACAAACTGAAGCTGCTGTGAAATCGGAAAGATTTGCGCTAATTGACAGACCTTTACTTGAAGAACTCGTCGAAAGGGATACCCTTGACATCTCGGAAGTGGAATTGTTTAAAGGTGTGGTACAGTGGGCAAACAAGAAAGTGGCAAGGCGAGGCATAGTCGCAGATGGACGAGAGAAAAGAAGCATAATCGGAGATCGGATCATAAAAGCAATTCGCTTTCCCATTATGAAGCAGGATGAATTTGCCGCAGTTGTTATGGACAGCAAAATTCTCTCGTACGATGAAGTGTCCTCTTTGATTAAACATTTCAGTGCAGTGGAAAGTTCGTCAATGGAGTTTTCGGTTTCAAAACGATCCAGGACCCAGGCTACACGTTTGTTGAAGCGCTGTAGTAGGTATAGTTCCGTGACGTTTGGCCGGAAGAGATTAGGATTTAAGAACACGGGGTATCTTTCTGTCGACCGTAATATTGAACTGTATGGAGTAAACCTTTTTGGCAGCAAGGACGCAGTTTATTCTGTCGAAGTCTCAATATTCGAGTTTGTACGGAATGTTAGTAGCGGTACGTATATCTTCTCACAAGCAGCAGGTCCATTTTCATCGGTACCAAGACAGTCAGGGCaatattttgtatttgattttctGTTTGAGAAGCcggtttctttaaaaaaaggtaaatcCTACCATTTATCATTAGAAGTCCATGGCCCTCAATCTTGGTACGGCTTCAATGGTCAGAGGTCCATAATTTGTTCAGGTGTAGAGTTTACTTTTTTAGCAATGAACACAAATCAAGGTTTACTCGATGAACTCAATGAATTAATTTTCAGCTTTAATTAA
- the LOC138045562 gene encoding BTB/POZ domain-containing protein 6-like, producing MSVREENWQSKKPTIRERTKFMFNNDLFSDVKFMIRNNDGGSESKQAIPVHKLILSIGSPVFEAMFYGDLAETRDSIELPDCEYDSLLELFRYLYSDEVNLSGSNVIGVLYLAKKYIVPSLAVKCTQYLQDHLDPSNVFTILLSARKYDEEKLVDRCWEMIEKQTEAAVKSERFALIDRPLLEELVERDTLDISEVELFKGVVQWANKEVARRGIVADGREKRSIIGDRIIKAIRFPIMKQDEFAAVVMDSKILSYDEVSSLIKHFSAVESSSMEFSISKRSRTQATCLLKRCSMYNSVKFGRKRLGFKNSGYLSVDRNIELYGVNLFGSKDAVYSVEVSISEFLRNAGIGTYIFSQAAGPFSSVPRQAGKYFVFDFLFEKPVSLKKGNSYHLSLEVHGPQSWYGFNGQRSVICSGVEFTFLSMNVRQDILDEVNELIFSFKE from the coding sequence CGTAACAACGATGGCGGAAGTGAAAGCAAACAAGCGATTCCAGTTCACAAGTTAATCCTGTCGATTGGCAGTCCTGTGTTTGAAGCCATGTTTTACGGTGACCTAGCGGAGACTCGTGACTCTATTGAACTGCCTGACTGTGAATACGATAGTCTGTTGGAGTTGTTTCGTTATTTGTACAGCGATGAAGTTAACTTAAGCGGAAGTAATGTTATCGGAGTGTTGTATTTGGCGAAGAAATACATAGTTCCTTCTCTGGCAGTTAAATGCACACAATATCTGCAGGATCACTTGGATCCATCCAATGTGTTCACCATCTTGCTATCTGCACGGAAATATGACGAGGAGAAGCTGGTGGATCGATGCTGGGAGATGATCGAGAAACAAACTGAAGCTGCTGTGAAATCGGAAAGATTTGCGCTAATTGACAGACCTTTACTTGAAGAACTCGTCGAAAGGGATACCCTTGACATCTCGGAAGTGGAATTGTTTAAAGGTGTGGTACAGTGGGCAAACAAGGAAGTGGCAAGGCGAGGCATAGTCGCAGATGGACGAGAGAAAAGAAGCATAATCGGAGATCGGATCATAAAAGCAATTCGCTTTCCCATTATGAAGCAGGATGAATTTGCCGCAGTTGTTATGGACAGCAAAATTCTCTCGTACGATGAAGTGTCCTCTTTGATTAAACATTTCAGTGCAGTGGAAAGTTCGTCAATGGAGTTTTCGATTTCAAAACGATCCAGGACCCAGGCTACATGTTTGTTGAAGCGCTGTAGTATGTATAATTCAGTGAAATTTGGCCGGAAGAGATTAGGATTTAAGAACTCGGGGTATCTTTCTGTTGACCGTAATATTGAACTGTATGGAGTAAACCTTTTTGGCAGCAAGGACGCAGTTTATTCTGTCGAGGTCTCAATATCCGAGTTTTTACGGAATGCTGGTATTGGTACGTACATCTTCTCACAAGCAGCAGGTCCATTTTCATCGGTACCAAGACAGGCagggaaatattttgtttttgattttctgTTTGAGAAGCcggtttctttaaaaaaaggtaACTCCTACCATTTATCATTAGAAGTCCATGGCCCTCAATCTTGGTATGGCTTCAATGGTCAGAGGTCCGTAATTTGTTCAGGTGTAGAGTTTACTTTTTTATCAATGAACGTACGTCAAGATATACTCGATGAAGTCAATGAATTAATTTTCAGCTTTAAAGAGTAG